The following proteins are co-located in the Dehalococcoides mccartyi 195 genome:
- a CDS encoding ribonuclease J: MAKPKLKIVPLGGLGEIGKNMMSVEYGEDIILIDCGLMFPEEEMLGIDLVIPDISYVLENREKVRGIVITHGHEDHIGALPYILPQINVPIYCTKLTQGLISVKLKEAKLLHQTKINVIPSDGTFKLGKLKVDFYPVCHSLPDSVGLVIQTPIGAVVHSGDFKLDYTPVDGKPTNLSRLAMLGSRGVLLLMSDSTHVELPGYTPSETVVGENIDRIIGAATGRVLVTTFASLISRQQQVIDAAAKYGRKLFFAGRSMTEIHKMAADLGYLKVPEGLVCNIDQLQRVPPEKVVLMTTGSQGEPTSALVRIANRDFRHVHIMKGDTVIISASPIPGNESLVSRTIDSLFRQGAKVFYDRIAKVHVHGHASQEELKLVLNLVKPKYFVPVHGEYRHLTMHAELARTMGVAPENTFIMEDGDILELNTKSGRITGKVPSGNVYVDGLSVGDVGGVVLRNRRMLSQDGIVVAIVAINKQTGMLVGRPDIVSRGFVDPDESKAMLDASRDLIIKLLDHDGKDIPEGAMYNDVKETLNKFYYEQTKRRPMVIPVMVKV, encoded by the coding sequence ATGGCAAAACCTAAACTTAAGATTGTACCTCTGGGTGGCCTGGGTGAGATAGGCAAGAATATGATGTCTGTAGAATATGGGGAGGATATTATCCTCATAGACTGCGGGCTGATGTTCCCCGAAGAAGAAATGCTGGGTATAGATTTGGTTATACCTGACATTTCATACGTGCTGGAAAACCGCGAGAAAGTACGGGGTATTGTAATCACCCACGGGCATGAAGACCATATAGGGGCGTTACCTTATATACTTCCCCAGATAAATGTGCCTATTTATTGCACCAAACTAACACAGGGGCTTATTTCGGTAAAACTGAAAGAAGCCAAGCTGCTGCACCAGACTAAGATAAATGTTATCCCGTCTGACGGCACTTTCAAGCTGGGTAAACTCAAAGTGGACTTTTACCCGGTCTGCCACAGCCTGCCGGATTCGGTGGGGCTGGTTATTCAGACGCCTATCGGGGCGGTAGTCCACAGCGGGGATTTCAAACTGGACTATACGCCGGTAGACGGCAAGCCCACCAATCTGTCACGTCTGGCTATGCTGGGCTCGCGTGGAGTACTGCTTTTGATGTCAGATTCCACCCATGTGGAGCTGCCGGGTTATACCCCTTCGGAAACTGTGGTGGGTGAAAATATTGACCGCATTATCGGGGCGGCTACGGGGCGGGTACTGGTAACCACTTTTGCTTCGCTTATTTCCCGCCAGCAGCAGGTGATTGATGCCGCCGCCAAATACGGGCGGAAGCTCTTTTTTGCCGGCCGCAGCATGACTGAGATTCATAAAATGGCGGCTGATTTGGGTTACCTTAAAGTGCCCGAAGGTCTGGTCTGCAATATAGACCAGCTTCAGCGTGTGCCTCCGGAAAAAGTGGTTTTGATGACCACCGGTTCTCAGGGTGAGCCTACTTCCGCTCTGGTGCGGATAGCCAACCGTGATTTCCGCCATGTCCATATAATGAAAGGTGACACCGTAATTATTTCGGCTTCGCCCATACCCGGCAACGAGTCACTGGTGAGCCGTACTATAGACAGTTTGTTCCGCCAGGGGGCTAAGGTATTTTATGACCGCATAGCCAAGGTGCATGTGCACGGGCATGCCAGCCAGGAAGAACTGAAGCTGGTGCTTAATCTGGTTAAGCCCAAGTATTTTGTACCCGTACATGGCGAATACCGCCACCTGACCATGCATGCGGAGCTGGCCCGGACTATGGGCGTTGCCCCGGAGAATACTTTTATCATGGAAGACGGGGATATACTGGAACTCAATACCAAGTCCGGCCGTATTACCGGCAAAGTTCCTTCCGGCAATGTTTATGTAGACGGCCTGAGCGTGGGTGATGTGGGCGGGGTGGTACTCCGCAACCGCCGTATGCTTTCGCAGGACGGTATTGTGGTGGCGATTGTAGCTATCAACAAGCAAACCGGTATGCTGGTAGGCAGGCCGGATATTGTTTCCAGAGGTTTTGTTGATCCTGATGAATCTAAAGCCATGCTTGATGCCAGCCGTGATCTTATAATCAAGCTGCTTGACC